In the genome of Ignavibacteriota bacterium, one region contains:
- a CDS encoding response regulator, whose translation MENNSRNKNSEIILIVDDNTDVRSYIKEQIEDEYKIFEASNGEEGIIKAEAEIPDLIITDVMMPKIDGYQFCKEIRGNNKTSHIPIIMLTAKAALDDKIEGLETGIDAYLTKPFSAKELIVRIKNLIYQRKQLRKKFSKSTILKPSEITEISVDQKFLENVIKFIEYNFDNENFTIEDIASKVNMSISQLNRKLNALIDQPAGQLIRSLRLQRAADLLKQNVGNVAEICYMVGFNDQAYFSRSFKKQFGFSPSEYKKSTV comes from the coding sequence TTGGAAAATAATTCCCGAAATAAAAATTCCGAAATTATTCTAATTGTTGATGATAATACGGATGTGAGATCATATATAAAAGAACAAATTGAAGATGAATATAAAATTTTTGAAGCTTCGAATGGAGAGGAAGGAATTATAAAAGCAGAGGCTGAAATTCCGGATTTAATAATTACAGATGTAATGATGCCTAAAATAGATGGTTATCAATTTTGCAAAGAAATTCGCGGTAATAATAAAACAAGCCATATTCCAATAATTATGCTAACAGCAAAAGCAGCCTTAGATGATAAAATAGAAGGTTTGGAAACCGGAATTGATGCTTATCTAACGAAACCATTTAGTGCTAAAGAATTGATTGTTAGAATAAAAAATTTAATTTATCAGCGTAAACAATTAAGAAAGAAATTTAGTAAATCCACAATTCTAAAGCCTTCAGAAATTACAGAAATTTCTGTAGATCAAAAATTTTTGGAAAATGTAATAAAATTTATTGAATACAATTTTGATAATGAAAATTTTACAATTGAAGATATTGCATCTAAAGTTAATATGAGTATTTCTCAATTAAATAGAAAGTTAAATGCATTAATTGATCAGCCGGCTGGACAATTAATAAGATCACTTCGTTTGCAAAGAGCTGCGGATTTGTTAAAACAGAATGTTGGAAATGTAGCAGAAATTTGTTATATGGTCGGATTTAATGACCAAGCATATTTTTCCCGTTCATTTAAAAAACAATTTGGTTTCAGTCCATCAGAATATAAAAAAAGTACGGTATGA